The Candidatus Zixiibacteriota bacterium DNA segment TTATTTCCCTTAACACGCAGCAAGAAGGGACTGGCATCATAAAGATATATGGTCGCATTATCATTCTGACCACCATAATTCTCGGTGGTGTCGCAATCATTGAAGAAATTGAAATTGTAACCACCCATCCCTTGGTGCCCAAGATTGCCACAATTATTGAGCGTGATCCGGTTGCAGGCGGTGCGGATTGTCACCAATTCGGGCAATTGAGTGCCGGCCGCGGTTTCACCGGCGTAAAGATAATTTCCGGCAGCCAGAATCAGGCTGGCCGTGATGAGGATTGCTTGCCTTAGAAGTCTTCTGACCATTTTGATACCTCCCATCTTTGACAGGCTTGAAATCATCAAAAAGCATGGCGGTAATACTTTCTGAAAGTCCGCTCATCGAGGGAAGAAGATGAGTCATTCCTTACACCTTTAATATAGACAAAATGCTATATTCTGTCAAGAGTAATTATTTCTTCCCGAGTCAGGATTACAGTGTCATGGGCAAACCGGTTCCGGGCCGCCTTTATAAAGGTAATTTATGAGATAAGTGATATCCTGAATATTGGCTGCACCGCTGTTGTTGACATCTCCGGTCGCAGGCGGCACCGGCGCCGGGCCGCCACGATAGATAAAATTAATAAGATGAGTTATATCCTGGATATTTATAAAACCATTACCATTGATATCGCCGCAGGTTGAGGGTTCCTGGTTCCATCCGGCCGCTTTCGCCATGAGCCACCAGAATGCTTTCCCTTTCTGAAAGCAGTTGAAACAGTGTGAGTGGGCGCACCCGCCGCAGGAAGGGCAGGTGTGGCCCGTGCACCAGGCGGAACACCAATTGCAGGCATCGGTTTCATCCGGATAGTATGTACCATCAGGGTCATAACTCTCGATATCCGCAAAGTCGAAGAGAATCTTGTCGTTACTCCGACAGTAGTCGCGGATTTGGTTATTCCGAAGGTACAGATTACCGGCCGGGCCGCCGCCGTCAAGATGGCCGGTCATAAAAACAAAAACAACGTTGGGATATTCCTGCTCGAGCTGATTGATGGCGTTCAGATAGATATTTATTCCCTCGACCGTATTATCCGACACACCGCCGCACCACGACCAGATGACGATATTATAGTTGCCGCCCGGCTCGGCCAGATGCTCGCGCGTCGGCGGTACCCAGGTGGTATCGCCCTGCCCGCCGAGGTCGTCGCCATATTCATGAATGTAGAGAGTTCCCTTACCGTTATTAAAATCATAAAGAGGGTTGATGTCTCGCAGCATCTCCATCCCGGTGACAATCTGGCTTCCATGCGAGGTATGCCCGTAGAAAATTCTGTAGCCGGTCTTTATCTGCTCGATTACTGATGCGGGAATGCTCTCAAAGGAGGCGATGACATTGTGCTCCGCCACGATGGCCTCGTCCTGCACCGCCACGGCCGAAAATATCATGCACAGAGAACCCAGAACTGCCGCGGCTAAGGATAAAAGTCGCCTGTATTTCATAGCTCCTCCAAATTGCCGTCGACCCATCGATAAATATGATATAAAGCGCCAGATGCCTGATTATGGACAGGCAGGCGCCGAACCTCCTTTGTAAAGGAAATTGATCAGATGGGTAATGTCCTTAATATTTACTATACCGTCGCCGTTTACATCAGCCGAAGTCGTTGGATCGGGCGGCGTGCCGCCTCGATAGAGAAAGTTGATCAGAGCGGTGATATCAAGAATATTGATCAGTCCGTCGTCGTTAAGATCGCCGCAGGTGAATGTGACGCAGTAATAGGCGGTAACCTGGAAATCATCAAGGCCGGCTTCAACGCACGATGCCGACCCCTGGTCGGAAGCATCAAAACGCATTTTCATCTGTGAAGAGGGTGTCAGATAGTCGCCGACCCAAAATGATCTTTCGTACCACCCGCCGTTGGCCTGATAAACCGGTCCAACAGTCTCCACCATGGTCCAGTTGCTCCCATTGTTATTGGAAATCCAGACATACATCCAGTCGGTGTTGGGAGTACTGCCGGTGTTGTTTGAAAACCAGCGGGCATAATGAATTCGGCCATACCCGTTGGAAAGGTCGAAAGTCGGGGAGGCATAAGTGGTGACACCGTTGTCGACATCGGTGTCGCCGTCGCGGTTATCGGTAAGGGCGCATTGTCCGGAGCCGTCGAAATCTGCGGGCGGGTCGCCGCGATCACCGCCGCCCAGCGGATAGCCGCGGTTCCAGAGACCGGCGGTGGCGTTACCGCCGACCGTCCATCCTTTGTCGGTCTCAAAATTATCGGCAAAGACAATATTGCTTTCCGTGGCCACTAATGCTGAATAGGGGAAAATAGTCTCACGCGGATCCGAGAATGTTTCTCCTGAGCCGTTCTGAATGCTGAAGTAATATTCTACCTTGCTGTAACAGCCGGCGGCGGGAAACGTCGCCTGATAGTTTCCGGGGGACAACTCCGTCAGTGGCGCGGTCTGATACTCACCGCCATTAACTGAATAGTGCAGCAGGCCGGTGCCGGAGGCCGGTATCTCTCCATAAGTGCCTGCCAGGGAAATATCTAACAAAGTGGTCGCTTCGGGTGGGAGTGCCGACGGGAGGCCCACAGGATATGAGAAGAGCAGTGTTCCGGTCGGCAGGTAAGTGGTATTGACTCTGTACACGGTCGCCAGTGAGGCCTGCACCATGCCTGTCATATATTCGAAATTCATGTATTTCGTGCTGTCGGACGGAGAGTGATAGACCGTCGAGAAAATATATTCGCTCGCGAATGTCGCGCGGTAACCGCTTTGCGTGAAAGGGAAATGATCCGAGCCGCTGCTATTCCCCGAAAGGAAACCCGATATTCCCACCAGGGAATCGGCCAGATGCTGCCAGAGAAGGGAATAGGTCTGGTCGGTTCCGTGATATAATTTGGCCTGAGTGCTGTTGGCGAAATGGGCGATCATATCCATGTTGAACATATAAATGATGCTGTCACTGCGGGCTTTAGCCTCATTGACATAGTGATAGGCGCCCACTAATCCCTGCTCTTCGGCATCAAACAATATGAATACAAATGTAATATCAGTATTGATATCCCTCAGTATTCTTGCCACCTCAAGAACGGCCGCCGTACCGGAGCCGTTGTCATCGGCGCCGGGTGAAGCTGAAACGGCATCGCGATGAGCGCCGACTATTATCTGAAGTTCGGGATAGAGACTGCCAGTCTTGACTGCCACCACATTCTGGCAGGCGGCCGGAAGGCCGCCCACGGTGGCCGTGAAACTGTCTATCTCTATCGAGTCATAATTAAATGACTGGAATTTCTGGGCAATCCAGTCGCGTGAGGCATAATTGGAGTCGGTCCCTGCGTAACGGCGATAGAAGGCCTGTAGACGCGTCGTAAAGGCAAGCAGCGAATCCTGCTCGACCAGCCCGATAAGAGAATCAAGGCCAATACTCTCGGCGCGGGGAGCAAAAGTGAGCGCCATCGGTTCACTATATTCGATATCGATTTTCCCGGTCAGGATAGGGGCCAGTTCGGGACTCTGCCCGGCCCTGGACAGCTCCGCCAGATCGGCTTTGAACATTCTCAAATTTCCTTCCTCGTAAAGAATAGGAAATTTGCCTACATTTCCGCGGTCAAGGCGATTGTCAACCGCCAATTGGTTTCGGGAAATATCATGGGCCAAAAACTCAATTTCCAGTCCGGAATCCGTCAATTTTGAAACTGACGC contains these protein-coding regions:
- a CDS encoding dockerin type I domain-containing protein, translated to MKYRRLLSLAAAVLGSLCMIFSAVAVQDEAIVAEHNVIASFESIPASVIEQIKTGYRIFYGHTSHGSQIVTGMEMLRDINPLYDFNNGKGTLYIHEYGDDLGGQGDTTWVPPTREHLAEPGGNYNIVIWSWCGGVSDNTVEGINIYLNAINQLEQEYPNVVFVFMTGHLDGGGPAGNLYLRNNQIRDYCRSNDKILFDFADIESYDPDGTYYPDETDACNWCSAWCTGHTCPSCGGCAHSHCFNCFQKGKAFWWLMAKAAGWNQEPSTCGDINGNGFINIQDITHLINFIYRGGPAPVPPATGDVNNSGAANIQDITYLINYLYKGGPEPVCP
- a CDS encoding M28 family peptidase, with protein sequence MSKRLLTAVLLLLILAVSASAGDLYKVLVKSEREAGILTATGAEPVLVISDGYLVIADPASVSKLTDSGLEIEFLAHDISRNQLAVDNRLDRGNVGKFPILYEEGNLRMFKADLAELSRAGQSPELAPILTGKIDIEYSEPMALTFAPRAESIGLDSLIGLVEQDSLLAFTTRLQAFYRRYAGTDSNYASRDWIAQKFQSFNYDSIEIDSFTATVGGLPAACQNVVAVKTGSLYPELQIIVGAHRDAVSASPGADDNGSGTAAVLEVARILRDINTDITFVFILFDAEEQGLVGAYHYVNEAKARSDSIIYMFNMDMIAHFANSTQAKLYHGTDQTYSLLWQHLADSLVGISGFLSGNSSGSDHFPFTQSGYRATFASEYIFSTVYHSPSDSTKYMNFEYMTGMVQASLATVYRVNTTYLPTGTLLFSYPVGLPSALPPEATTLLDISLAGTYGEIPASGTGLLHYSVNGGEYQTAPLTELSPGNYQATFPAAGCYSKVEYYFSIQNGSGETFSDPRETIFPYSALVATESNIVFADNFETDKGWTVGGNATAGLWNRGYPLGGGDRGDPPADFDGSGQCALTDNRDGDTDVDNGVTTYASPTFDLSNGYGRIHYARWFSNNTGSTPNTDWMYVWISNNNGSNWTMVETVGPVYQANGGWYERSFWVGDYLTPSSQMKMRFDASDQGSASCVEAGLDDFQVTAYYCVTFTCGDLNDDGLINILDITALINFLYRGGTPPDPTTSADVNGDGIVNIKDITHLINFLYKGGSAPACP